In Scatophagus argus isolate fScaArg1 chromosome 14, fScaArg1.pri, whole genome shotgun sequence, the following proteins share a genomic window:
- the ddx46 gene encoding probable ATP-dependent RNA helicase DDX46, with protein sequence MGRESRHYRKRTASRGRSGSRSKSRSPDKRSKKDDRDRSRRERSRSRDRRRSRSRDRKRARRSRSRDRRRTRSRERRRSGSRTRARRSRSGSPVKSKKEEKSRSREKDNIDPISDKKKIKEEKEDDKVEDQDFDQNKLEEEMRKRKERVEKWREEQRKKAIENIGEIKKELEEMKQGKKWSLEDDDDDDEDNSAPMEGDDDEDGEGKGERKEKEIKEEKKEEGEKETETPMEQQAEEDDVDPLDAYMEEVKQEVKKFNMGAMKGNDKKGAMTVTKVVTVVKTKKGPHTHKKKGELMENDQDAMEYSSEEEEVDLQTALTGFQTKQRKILEPVDHGKIQYEPYRKNFYVEVPELARMTQEDVNAYRLELEGITVKGKGCPKPIKTWVQCGVSMKILNALKKHSYEKPTPIQAQAIPAIMSGRDLIGIAKTGSGKTIAFLLPMFRHIMDQRPLEESEGPISVIMTPTRELALQITKECKKFSKPLGLRVVCVYGGTGISEQIAELKRGAEIIVCTPGRMIDMLGANSGRVTNLRRVTYVVLDEADRMFDMGFEPQVMRIVDNVRPDRQTVMFSATFPRAMEALARRILNKPIEVQVGGRSVVCSDVEQHVLVIDEDKKFLKLLELLGHYQEKGSVIIFVDKQEHADGLLKDLMKASYPCMSLHGGIDQYDRDSIINDFKNGACRLMVATSVAARGLDVKQLILVVNYNCPNHYEDYVHRAGRTGRAGNKGYAYTFITEDQVRYAGDIIKALELSGSLVPPELEQLWASFKDQQKAEGKTIKSSSGFSGKGFKFDETEHALANERKKLQKAALGLQDSDDEDGALDIEEQIESMFNSKKRVKDLSAPGAAAGPAGAVAATAAVAGGVPGLGPTSAGNIQKLEMAKRLALKINAQKNLGAEAQDVMQQATNAILRGGTIVTPSVSAKTIAEQLAEKINAKLNYTPVEKLEEERQAAEQAETVKRYEEELEINDFPQTARWKVTSKEALQRIGEYSEAAITIRGTYFPPGKEPKEGERKIYLAIESANELAVQKAKTEITRLIKEELIRLQNSYQPTSKGRYKVL encoded by the exons ATGGGACGTGAGTCGAG ACACTACAGGAAACGTACCGCTTCTCGGGGACGGTCAGGCAGCCGATCAAAGAGTCGCTCCCCGGACAAACGGTCCAAGAAAGACGACCGAGACCGAAGCAGGAGAGAGCGTTCAAGGAGCCGGGACCGCCGGAGGTCCCGATCCAGAGACAGAAAACGAGCCAG ACGCTCcaggagcagagacaggaggCGAaccagaagcagagagagaaggaggtcAGGCAGCAGGACCCGAGCCCGGAGGTCCCGGTCTGGAAGCCCCGTGAAGAgcaagaaagaggaaaa GTCCAGGAGCAGGGAAAAAGACAACATTGATCCTATATCTGACAAGAAAAAGAttaaagaggagaaagaggatgaCAAGGTTGAGGAT CAAGACTTTGACCAGAACAAGCTGGAGGaagagatgaggaagaggaaggagcgTGTGGAGAAGTGGAgggaagagcagaggaagaaggcCATCGAGAACATCGGAGAGATCaagaaagagctggaggagatgaAGCAGGGCAAGAAGTGGAGCTtggaggatgatgatg atgatgatgaggataaCTCGGCTCCGATGGAAGGCGACGATGACGAAGATGGCgaggggaagggagagaggaaagagaaggagataaaagaggagaagaaagaggagggtgAGAAGGAGACGGAGACTCCCATggagcagcaggctgaggaggatgATGTGGATCCTCTGGATGCCTACATGGAGGAGGTGAAACAGGAGGTGAAGAAATTTAACATGGGAGCCATGAAAGGAAATGATAAG AAAGGAGCCATGACAGTAACCAAAGTGGTGACGGTTGTTAAAACCAAGAAGGGACCCCACACTCACAAGAAGAAGGGCGAGCTGATGGAAAATGACCAGGATGCTATGGaa TACtcatcagaggaggaggaagtggatcTCCAGACGGCTCTGACGGGGTTCCAGACCAAACAGAGGAAAATCCTAGAGCCTGTTGACCACGGGAAGATCCAGTACGAGCCGTACCGCAAAAACTTCTACGTGGAAGTCCCTGAGCTCGCCAGGATGACTCAGGAGG ATGTGAATGCATACCGGCTGGAACTGGAAGGGATTACCGTGAAAGGAAAGGGCTGTCCCAAACCCATCAAGACTTGGGTGCAGTGTGGGGTTTCTATGAAGATCCTCAATGCTCTGAAGAA GCACAGCTACGAGAAGCCCACCCCCATCCAGGCCCAGGCCATCCCTGCCATCATGTCGGGCCGAGACCTCATCGGTATCGCTAAGACCGGCAGCGGGAAAACCATAGCCTTCCTGTTGCCCATGTTCCGACACATCATGGACCAGAGGCCACTGGAGGAGTCTGAGGGACCAATCT CGGTAATCATGACTCCGACCAGAGAGCTGGCTCTGCAGATCACAAAGGAGTGTAAGAAGTTCTCTAAACCACTGGGACtcagggtggtgtgtgtttatggaggCACAGGTATCAGTgaacag ATTGCTGAGCTGAAGAGAGGAGCTGAAATCATCGTGTGCACGCCGGGAAGAATGATTGACATGTTGGGGGCCAACAGCG GTCGAGTCACCAACCTGCGCAGAGTTACGTATGTGGTGCTGGATGAAGCAGACAGGATGTTTGACATGGGCTTTGAGCCTCAG GTGATGCGTATTGTGGACAACGTGCGTCCAGACCGTCAGACGGTCATGTTTTCGGCCACCTTCCCCAGAGCCATGGAGGCGCTGGCTCGTAGGATCCTGAACAAACCCATTGAGGTGCAGGTGGGAGGTCGCAGTGTCGTCTGCTCTGATGTGGAACAACACGTG CTTGTGATTGATGAGGACAAGAAGTTCCTGAAGCTGCTGGAGCTTCTGGGTCACTACCAGGAGAAGGGCTCAGTCATCATCTTTGTGGACAAACAGGAGCATGCAGACGGACTTCTTAAAGACCTGATGAAAGCCTCGTACCCCTGCATGTCGCTGCATGGAG GAATTGACCAGTATGACAGAGACAGCATCATCAACGACTTTAAGAACGGAGCGTGTCGTCTGATGGTGGCCACCTCTGTGGCAGCCAGAGGCCTGGACGTCAAGCAGCTGATCCTGGTGGTCAACTACAACTGTCCCAACCACTACGAGGACTACGTCCACAGGGCTGGACGCACGGGCCGCGCAGGCAACAAG GGTTACGCCTACACCTTCATCACAGAAGATCAAGTTCGCTACGCTGGTGATATCATCAAAGCCTTGGAGCTGTCCGGCTCTCTTGTCCCGCCAGAACTGGAGCAACTCTGGGCCTCGTTCAAAGACCAGCAGAAAGCG GAGGGGAAGACCATTAAGAGCAGCAGCGGCTTCTCGGGAAAAGGCTTCAAGTTTGACGAGACAGAACATGCCTTGGCCAATGAGAGAAAGAAGTTGCAGAAAGCTGCTCTTGGACTGCAGGACTCTGATGATGAGGATGGAGCCCTGGAT ATTGAGGAGCAAATTGAGAGCATGTTCAACTCAAAGAAGCGCGTGAAGGATCTGTCTGCTCCCGGAGCGGCCGCTGGTCCTGCAGGAGCAGTCGCTGCCACAGCAGCTGTTGCCGGAGGGGTGCCAGGCCTCGGACCCACGTCTGCTGGAAACATCCAGAAACTGGAGATGGCTAAGAGGCTGGCACTGAAGATCAATGCGCAAAAGAACCTGGGCGCCGAGGCTCAG GACGTGATGCAGCAGGCCACCAACGCCATCTTGCGTGGCGGCACCATAGTGACGCCCTCGGTGTCCGCTAAGACCATCGCAGAGCAGCTGGCGGAGAAGATCAATGCCAAGCTGAACTACACCCCTGtggagaagctggaggaggagcgaCAGGCGGCTGAACAGGCCGAGACCGTCAAGAGATacgaggaggagctggagatcAACGACTTCCCTCAG ACGGCCAGGTGGAAGGTGACATCTAAAGAAGCTCTGCAGAGGATCGGCGAATACTCTGAAGCCGCCATCACCATCAGAGGGACGTATTTCCCACCAGGCAAAGAGCCAAAGGAGGGAGAACGCAAGATCTACCTGGCCATTGAAA GTGCAAATGAATTGGCTGTGCAGAAAGCCAAAACGGAGATCACACGGCTAATCAAGGAGGAGCTCATCAGATTA CAAAATTCCTACCAGCCGACGAGCAAAGGCCGGTACAAAGTGTTGTAG
- the c14h5orf24 gene encoding UPF0461 protein C5orf24 homolog yields the protein MMRQVTSSDFCMNSRPSCLAEDGHHHPTHFELCTSQSNKFYPPPPPSLQMTLAPMALPAQSHKPMVCQRQEVLGGDTRSPGKLPGIKSTDQAPDDGKKKTKAVGKTGRRGRPLGTTKLAGYRTSTGRPLGTTRAAGFKTSPGRPLGTTRAAGYKVSPGRPPGSIKGLSRLNKLAYGSNCSGAAFPYPLPHKEILCEPSCKEKTANE from the coding sequence ATGATGCGCCAGGTGACAAGCAGTGACTTCTGCATGAACAGCAGGCCGTCATGTCTGGCAGAGGACggccaccaccaccccacccacTTTGAACTCTGCACCTCCCAGTCCAACAAGTTCtaccctcctccacctccgtcCCTGCAGATGACGCTGGCCCCCATGGCCTTACCCGCCCAGAGCCACAAGCCCATGGTGTGCCAGAGACAGGAGGTGCTTGGAGGTGACACCCGCTCACCTGGAAAATTACCCGGTATTAAAAGCACCGATCAAGCGCCGGATGACGGCAAGAAGAAGACCAAGGCTGTTGGGAAGACCGGCAGACGTGGGAGGCCTTTGGGAACCACCAAGCTAGCTGGATACAGAACCAGCACAGGGCGACCACTCGGCACCACCAGAGCTGCTGGGTTCAAGACGAGCCCGGGAAGGCCGCTGGGTACAACCAGAGCAGCGGGGTACAAGGTCAGCCCCGGGCGGCCTCCTGGCAGCATCAAGGGCCTCTCTCGTCTCAACAAACTGGCTTACGGTAGCAATTGCAGCGGAGCGGCTTTCCCCTATCCGCTGCCACACAAGGAAATCCTCTGTGAACCTTCCTGCAAAGAGAAGACAGCTAATGAGTAA